The sequence below is a genomic window from bacterium.
GAGGCCGCCGTCAACCCCTGGCGAACGGCCGGGTTGTCGAGGAGGTATCGCGGGTCGTCGAGCTGGATGAAGGGGTGGCCGGCGACCGCCCCGAAGGCCGCGGCGGTTGCGGCAAGCAGGAATGCGACAAGGATCGGCACCCGCGCGCGGCTCACGCCCGGTAGTATACGCAAGCCGCGGGCGAGGGCTCGCGCCGCGCCGCCGGAATGGTGGCCGTCCGCCGGCGTTTCGCCGTATACTGGCGGGCGCCAGTGGAGGGGACCGCGTGCCGCTCAAGGACTACCGGAAAAAGAGGGACTTCCGCCGCACGCCCGAGCCGGCCGGCGGGGAAGGGGCGGCCGCTGCGCCCCGCGGCCCCGCGGGGCTCTACGTGATCCAGAAGCACCACGCCGGCCACCTGCACTACGACCTGCGCCTCGAGGCCGGCGGCGTGCTCAAGAGCTGGGCCGTGCCGAAGGGGCCGAGCCTCGACCCGGCGGAGAAGCGGCTCGCCGTGGAGGTCGAGGACCACCCGCTCGACTACGCGTCCTTCGAGGGGACGATCCCGGCAGGGGAGTACGGGGCGGGCACGGTCATCGTCTGGGACCGCGGGACCTATCGGCCGCAGGGCGACGCGAGCCTGGAGGCGATGCTCGAGAAGGGCGCGGTGAAGATCGAGATCGCGGGCGAGAAGCTGCGCGGGGGCTTCGCGCTCGTGCGCACGCGCTTCGGCGGGAAGAAGACGAACTGGCTGCTCATCAAGGAGAAGGACGCGGCGGCGCGCCCCGGCTCGGACGTGACGGCGGAGGCGCCGCGCTCCGTGCTCTCGGGCCGCGACGTCGACGAGATTGGGGACAGGAGACAGGAGGGACGATGAAGGCGTTCA
It includes:
- a CDS encoding DNA polymerase ligase N-terminal domain-containing protein; its protein translation is MPLKDYRKKRDFRRTPEPAGGEGAAAAPRGPAGLYVIQKHHAGHLHYDLRLEAGGVLKSWAVPKGPSLDPAEKRLAVEVEDHPLDYASFEGTIPAGEYGAGTVIVWDRGTYRPQGDASLEAMLEKGAVKIEIAGEKLRGGFALVRTRFGGKKTNWLLIKEKDAAARPGSDVTAEAPRSVLSGRDVDEIGDRRQEGR